Proteins encoded together in one Pseudomonas sp. ADAK13 window:
- a CDS encoding MdtA/MuxA family multidrug efflux RND transporter periplasmic adaptor subunit: protein MVDHSMQSTPRHSRRWLFGLLVLLVIAGLCWKFWPGSHKDSAEKKPAGHAGKSGMMRPGFGGSTGPVPVRVAPAVLGEFPVYYKALGTVTALNTINVRSRVGGELVKIAFEEGQMVKAGDLLAEIDPRSYQNALLQAQGTLLQNQAQLKNAQVDVQRYRDLYAQDSIAKQTLDTAEALVLQYQGTVKTNQGAVDDAKLNLEFTKIRAPITGRVGLRQVDVGNLVAANDTTFLAVITQTQPISVVFTLPENTLETVLARYHAGNKLPVEAWDRGDVALKASGVLQSLDNQIDVTTGTLKFKARFDNKDQALFPNQFVNVHLLADTLHNVVLAPSAAIQFGNTGTFVYVLDGDKKVKVRPLVIGDSDGDHTVIKQGLAAGDRVVLEGTDRLKDGSEIEVVNDSSEVPTTPTEHLQGQPAAKTQQGPADAGKAQKGGA, encoded by the coding sequence ATGGTTGATCACTCCATGCAATCCACCCCTCGTCACTCCCGCCGCTGGCTGTTCGGCCTCCTCGTGCTGCTGGTCATTGCCGGCCTGTGCTGGAAATTCTGGCCTGGCAGCCACAAAGACAGCGCCGAGAAGAAGCCCGCCGGGCATGCCGGCAAGTCGGGCATGATGCGTCCGGGCTTTGGTGGTTCTACCGGCCCGGTGCCGGTGCGCGTGGCGCCTGCGGTGCTGGGTGAGTTCCCGGTGTATTACAAGGCACTGGGCACGGTCACCGCATTGAACACCATCAATGTGCGCAGCCGGGTAGGGGGAGAGCTGGTCAAGATCGCCTTTGAAGAAGGGCAGATGGTCAAGGCCGGTGACCTGCTGGCGGAAATCGACCCGCGCAGTTACCAGAATGCCTTGCTCCAGGCCCAGGGCACGTTGCTGCAAAACCAGGCGCAGCTGAAAAACGCCCAGGTCGACGTGCAGCGTTATCGCGACCTGTACGCCCAGGACAGTATCGCCAAACAAACCCTCGACACCGCCGAAGCGCTGGTGCTGCAGTACCAGGGCACGGTCAAGACCAACCAGGGCGCGGTGGATGACGCCAAGCTCAACCTCGAATTCACCAAGATCCGCGCCCCGATCACCGGGCGTGTCGGCCTGCGTCAGGTGGACGTGGGCAACCTTGTGGCGGCCAACGACACCACCTTCCTGGCAGTGATCACCCAGACCCAGCCGATCAGCGTGGTCTTCACGTTGCCGGAAAACACCCTGGAAACCGTACTGGCGCGTTATCACGCCGGTAACAAGCTGCCGGTGGAAGCCTGGGACCGTGGCGATGTGGCCCTCAAGGCCAGTGGCGTGTTGCAGAGCCTGGACAACCAGATCGACGTCACCACCGGCACCCTGAAATTCAAGGCACGGTTCGATAACAAGGACCAGGCACTGTTCCCCAACCAGTTCGTGAACGTGCACCTGCTGGCCGACACCCTGCATAACGTGGTGCTGGCGCCGTCGGCGGCGATTCAGTTCGGCAACACCGGCACCTTTGTCTACGTGCTGGATGGCGACAAGAAGGTCAAGGTACGTCCGCTGGTGATCGGTGATTCCGACGGCGACCACACCGTGATCAAGCAAGGCCTTGCCGCCGGCGACCGCGTGGTGCTGGAAGGCACCGACCGGCTGAAGGACGGCAGTGAAATCGAAGTGGTCAACGACAGCAGTGAAGTGCCGACCACCCCGACCGAACACCTCCAGGGCCAGCCGGCAGCCAAGACGCAGCAAGGCCCGGCTGATGCCGGCAAGGCGCAAAAGGGCGGCGCATGA
- the tpx gene encoding thiol peroxidase: MAQVTHKGNPIQVDGDLPQVGAKAPAFTLTAGDLSDATLATFAGKRKVLNIFPSIDTPTCATSVRKFNAQANSVDNTVVLCISTDLPFAQARFCGAEGLENVKNLSDFRDAGFAVDYGVAIAAGPLRGLTARAVVVLDENDNVLHSELVSEIGQEPNYEAALAVLK; encoded by the coding sequence ATGGCTCAAGTTACCCATAAAGGCAACCCTATCCAGGTCGACGGCGACTTGCCACAAGTCGGCGCCAAAGCGCCAGCCTTTACCCTGACTGCTGGCGATCTGTCGGACGCGACCCTGGCTACCTTTGCCGGCAAGCGCAAAGTGCTGAACATCTTCCCAAGCATCGATACCCCGACTTGCGCGACTTCGGTTCGCAAGTTCAATGCCCAGGCCAACAGCGTGGACAACACCGTGGTGCTGTGCATTTCCACTGACCTGCCATTTGCCCAGGCACGCTTCTGCGGCGCCGAAGGCCTGGAAAACGTGAAGAACCTGTCGGACTTCCGCGACGCCGGCTTTGCCGTTGACTACGGCGTTGCGATCGCCGCAGGCCCGCTGCGCGGCCTGACCGCCCGTGCCGTCGTGGTGCTGGACGAAAATGACAACGTGCTGCACAGCGAGCTGGTCAGCGAAATCGGCCAAGAGCCGAACTACGAAGCAGCCCTGGCTGTTTTGAAGTAA
- the metC gene encoding cystathionine beta-lyase: MSQTITPGQLQQWLFDGQEIALFDVREHGQYGEAHLFHGVNLPYSRLELEVQRLAPNPQVRLVIYDQDGGEVAARTALRLQALGYRHVHVLQGGADGWQAAGLQLFAGVHVPSKAFGELVEEASHTPHVTAHQLADWQAKGEPLVVLDGRPFDEYRKMTIPGSICCPNGELGYRVHDLVPDETTPIVVNCAGRTRSIIGAQTLINLGVKNPVYALENGTQGWYLADFKLEHGSTRRYADQVSTDLVQQREAARQLAARAGVVTVGADQVRQWAQDLSRSLFLCDVRTAEEFAAGSLPGAQHTPGGQLIQSTDLYIGVRQARVVLVDSDGVRAPIVASWLRQLGHEAYVLKDGVQSGLALPVRQAVPFKALPLISVQALADALKDDAVDLVDLRPSMIHRKGRIAGSRWSIRSLLAAGARPLVLLADDPALAAFAALGLGEEVHVLDGGYAAWVAAGLPVIEDAQTPADNQCIDFLFFTHDRHSGNKDAARQYLAWEIGLLAQMSEAEIASLKPLAPVSRVRTRLIHAARTEGGNGGRAVNVPITRLSTVLFDNLAQMRDARSRRDSERVLSYGARGNPTAFALEDLVTELEGGYRTRLYGTGLAAAAQTFLAYLRPGDHVLITDAVYSPVRKLAREFLQPFGIEVSYFTPDGSGLEAQLQANTKMVYAEVPGSLLYELCDLPAIAALCKPRGILLAVDNTWGSAYLYRPLALGADISIMALTKYLGGHSDVMMGSVCTSEAAWPALAKMSDTFGNAVSADDAYLILRGARTLASRLDVHERQALKIAQWLQAQPQVKRVFHPALPEHPGHVLWKRDFSGSNGLLSFELTRADAGYVERFIDGLQLFGLGASWGGFESLVTLADTQDRQSVADRGLNPVVRLHVGLEDVEALIEDLQRGFVAAGR; this comes from the coding sequence ATGAGCCAGACCATCACACCCGGGCAATTGCAACAATGGCTGTTCGACGGCCAGGAAATCGCCCTGTTTGACGTACGCGAGCACGGCCAATACGGCGAGGCCCACCTGTTCCACGGGGTGAACCTGCCCTATAGCCGCCTGGAGCTGGAGGTGCAGCGCCTGGCGCCGAATCCTCAGGTGCGCCTGGTGATTTACGACCAGGACGGCGGCGAGGTGGCTGCGCGTACGGCGTTGCGCTTGCAGGCGCTGGGCTACCGCCATGTGCATGTGCTGCAAGGTGGCGCGGACGGTTGGCAGGCGGCGGGCCTGCAACTGTTTGCCGGGGTGCATGTGCCGTCAAAAGCCTTTGGCGAATTGGTGGAAGAGGCCAGCCACACGCCCCACGTCACCGCGCACCAACTGGCGGACTGGCAGGCCAAGGGCGAGCCGCTGGTGGTGCTGGACGGCAGGCCGTTCGATGAATACCGCAAGATGACCATTCCCGGTTCCATCTGCTGCCCCAACGGTGAACTGGGCTACCGCGTGCACGACCTGGTGCCGGATGAGACCACGCCGATCGTGGTCAACTGCGCCGGTCGTACCCGCAGCATTATCGGCGCCCAGACGCTGATCAACCTCGGCGTGAAGAACCCGGTCTATGCGCTGGAAAACGGCACTCAGGGGTGGTACCTGGCGGACTTCAAGCTGGAGCATGGCAGCACCCGGCGGTATGCCGATCAGGTCTCCACTGATCTGGTGCAGCAGCGCGAGGCTGCCCGGCAATTGGCTGCGCGGGCAGGGGTGGTCACTGTTGGGGCGGATCAGGTTCGCCAGTGGGCGCAAGATCTTTCCCGCAGCCTGTTCCTGTGTGATGTACGCACCGCCGAAGAGTTTGCCGCCGGCAGTTTGCCGGGGGCGCAACATACCCCAGGCGGGCAGCTGATTCAGTCCACCGACCTGTACATCGGCGTGCGTCAGGCGCGGGTGGTGCTGGTAGACAGCGACGGCGTGCGTGCGCCGATTGTCGCCAGCTGGCTGCGGCAATTGGGGCATGAGGCGTATGTGCTCAAGGACGGTGTCCAGAGTGGCCTGGCGTTACCGGTCAGGCAGGCTGTGCCGTTCAAGGCGTTGCCATTGATCTCGGTGCAGGCGCTGGCCGATGCCCTGAAAGACGATGCCGTGGACCTGGTGGACCTGCGCCCGAGCATGATCCATCGCAAGGGCCGGATTGCCGGTTCGCGCTGGTCGATTCGCTCGTTGTTGGCCGCCGGTGCGCGGCCGTTGGTGCTGCTGGCGGATGACCCGGCGCTGGCCGCGTTTGCCGCGCTGGGGTTGGGCGAAGAGGTGCACGTGCTCGACGGCGGCTATGCCGCCTGGGTCGCAGCCGGTTTGCCGGTGATCGAGGATGCGCAGACCCCAGCGGATAATCAGTGCATCGACTTCCTGTTCTTCACCCACGACCGCCATAGCGGCAACAAGGATGCCGCCCGCCAATACCTGGCCTGGGAAATCGGCTTGTTGGCGCAGATGAGCGAGGCGGAAATCGCCAGCCTCAAACCATTGGCGCCCGTATCGCGCGTGCGCACCCGGCTGATTCATGCGGCACGTACCGAAGGCGGCAATGGCGGCCGGGCGGTGAACGTCCCCATCACCCGTTTGAGCACCGTGCTGTTCGACAACCTCGCCCAGATGCGTGACGCGCGTTCCCGGCGCGACAGCGAGCGTGTCCTGAGTTACGGCGCGCGTGGCAACCCCACCGCGTTCGCCCTGGAAGATTTGGTCACCGAACTCGAAGGCGGCTATCGCACGCGGCTGTATGGCACCGGCCTCGCCGCTGCGGCGCAGACGTTCCTGGCCTACCTGCGACCCGGCGATCATGTACTGATCACCGACGCGGTGTATTCCCCGGTGCGCAAGCTGGCCCGCGAGTTCCTGCAGCCATTCGGCATCGAAGTCAGCTACTTCACCCCGGACGGCAGCGGTCTGGAAGCGCAGTTACAGGCCAACACCAAAATGGTCTATGCGGAAGTGCCGGGTTCGCTGCTGTATGAACTGTGTGACCTGCCCGCGATAGCCGCACTGTGCAAGCCGCGCGGGATTCTGCTGGCGGTGGACAACACTTGGGGCTCGGCCTACTTGTACCGGCCGCTGGCGTTGGGCGCCGACATCTCGATCATGGCCCTGACCAAATACCTCGGCGGCCACAGTGACGTGATGATGGGCAGTGTCTGCACCAGCGAAGCAGCATGGCCGGCCCTGGCGAAAATGAGCGACACCTTTGGCAATGCGGTCAGTGCCGACGATGCCTACCTGATCCTGCGTGGCGCGCGCACCCTGGCTTCCCGGCTGGACGTGCACGAGCGCCAGGCGCTGAAGATTGCCCAATGGTTGCAGGCGCAGCCGCAGGTCAAGCGGGTGTTTCATCCGGCCTTGCCCGAGCACCCTGGCCATGTGCTGTGGAAGCGCGACTTCAGCGGCAGTAACGGTTTGCTGTCGTTTGAACTCACCCGCGCGGATGCCGGTTACGTCGAACGGTTTATCGACGGCTTGCAGCTGTTTGGCCTGGGTGCGTCCTGGGGCGGTTTTGAGAGCCTGGTGACCCTGGCCGACACCCAGGATCGCCAGAGCGTCGCCGACCGTGGATTGAACCCGGTGGTGCGTCTGCATGTGGGGCTGGAGGATGTGGAGGCGTTGATCGAGGATTTGCAACGGGGGTTCGTGGCGGCGGGGCGTTGA
- a CDS encoding glutathione S-transferase family protein, whose translation MIDLYYWPTGNGLKVGILLEELEAEYRLIPVNIREGAQKQESFRRISANGRIPAIVDHSLEAPLSLFESGAILNYLADQAGRFLPPAGTAERQKVQEWLFWQVGHITPYLSQLQLFKEKAPEPIPFALDLLNAEATRLYRMLEQRLAEVPYVAGEYSVADMAIFPWIQPLRQGQDLADYPNIQAWRLRIKARPAVQRAYAKGREVAAGERSLALQ comes from the coding sequence ATGATCGACCTGTATTACTGGCCCACCGGCAATGGCCTGAAAGTCGGCATCCTGCTTGAAGAGCTGGAAGCAGAGTACCGCCTGATTCCGGTGAACATCCGTGAAGGCGCGCAGAAGCAGGAAAGCTTCCGGCGCATCAGCGCGAATGGGCGGATTCCGGCGATTGTCGACCACAGCCTTGAAGCACCACTGAGCCTGTTCGAGTCCGGGGCGATCCTGAATTACCTGGCCGACCAGGCCGGGCGTTTCCTGCCGCCCGCCGGTACCGCCGAGCGCCAGAAAGTCCAGGAGTGGCTGTTCTGGCAGGTGGGGCATATCACCCCGTACCTGAGCCAGTTGCAGCTGTTCAAGGAGAAGGCGCCGGAACCGATTCCCTTCGCCCTGGACCTGCTGAACGCCGAAGCCACGCGCCTGTATCGGATGCTGGAGCAACGCTTGGCCGAGGTGCCGTACGTGGCGGGCGAGTATTCGGTGGCCGACATGGCGATCTTCCCGTGGATCCAGCCCCTGCGCCAAGGCCAGGACCTGGCGGACTACCCGAACATCCAGGCCTGGCGCTTGCGGATCAAGGCACGCCCGGCGGTCCAGCGGGCCTATGCCAAGGGGCGTGAAGTGGCCGCTGGCGAGCGCTCGTTGGCCTTGCAGTAA
- a CDS encoding cysteine dioxygenase: protein MSTANRAAVIEDFLQQIRVINQRGVDRAALVEIVGLLETLAERRDLFNFSEFPAPVPGQGSTAFRYRLNDDGDTPTLYLNSLLPGKSTIPHNHETWAIISAVEGQEINYVYGRNDEGRDAGFTTLTLEKEVIVQPGTSISFLGEDLHGILVEGEQPTLHFHLYGLPLESLNGRYGVEADGRILNYNASQMAPSIKAYA, encoded by the coding sequence ATGAGTACCGCAAACCGTGCCGCCGTTATCGAAGACTTCCTGCAGCAGATCCGCGTCATCAACCAGCGTGGCGTAGACCGCGCGGCCCTGGTGGAAATCGTCGGGCTGCTGGAAACCCTGGCCGAGCGCCGGGACCTGTTCAACTTCAGCGAATTCCCCGCACCGGTGCCGGGGCAGGGCAGTACTGCCTTCCGTTATCGCCTGAACGACGATGGCGACACACCGACCCTGTACCTGAACTCGCTGCTGCCGGGCAAAAGCACCATCCCCCACAACCATGAAACCTGGGCGATCATCAGTGCCGTTGAAGGCCAGGAGATCAACTACGTCTATGGCCGCAACGATGAAGGACGTGACGCAGGCTTCACCACCTTGACCCTTGAGAAAGAAGTCATCGTGCAGCCGGGTACTTCCATCTCGTTCCTCGGTGAAGACCTGCACGGGATTCTCGTCGAGGGTGAGCAGCCGACCTTGCACTTCCACCTGTATGGCTTGCCGCTGGAGTCCCTCAATGGCCGTTATGGCGTTGAAGCCGACGGCCGGATTCTTAACTACAACGCCTCGCAGATGGCCCCGTCGATCAAGGCCTACGCATGA
- a CDS encoding amino acid ABC transporter ATP-binding protein encodes MPSIEPLVSLRDLQLSFGDNRVLKGIDLDVHRGQAVSIIGPSGSGKSTILRCITGLLQPQRGTIRVGETRVDTLTQEAQRIELRKRVGFVFQQYNLFPHLSVLENLVIAPRKVLGRNRADAEKDARALLAKVRMEHKADAYPGQLSGGQQQRVAIARALAMRPELILFDEVTSALDPETVGEVLTVIRELTEEGMTCVLVTHEMRFAEEISDIVYFTENGVIVEHGSAEQIFQRPTSERTQEFLRHALGDPGRRPPIANDPYLLTNLSRYTLSV; translated from the coding sequence ATGCCTTCTATTGAACCCCTGGTCAGCCTGCGGGACTTGCAGCTGTCGTTCGGTGACAACCGGGTGCTCAAGGGCATCGACCTTGATGTGCATCGCGGCCAGGCGGTGTCGATCATCGGCCCGTCGGGCTCGGGCAAGTCGACCATCCTGCGTTGCATCACCGGCCTGTTGCAGCCCCAGCGCGGCACCATCCGCGTCGGCGAAACCCGGGTCGATACCCTGACCCAGGAAGCCCAGCGCATCGAGTTGCGCAAGCGCGTCGGTTTTGTGTTCCAGCAGTACAACCTGTTCCCGCATTTGTCGGTGCTGGAAAACCTGGTGATCGCCCCGCGCAAGGTGCTCGGCCGCAACCGCGCCGACGCCGAGAAAGACGCGCGGGCGCTGTTGGCCAAGGTGCGCATGGAGCACAAGGCCGATGCCTATCCCGGCCAACTTTCCGGCGGGCAGCAGCAGCGGGTGGCGATTGCCCGCGCGTTGGCGATGCGCCCGGAACTGATTCTGTTCGATGAAGTGACCTCGGCCCTGGACCCGGAAACCGTCGGCGAAGTGCTGACGGTGATTCGTGAGCTGACCGAAGAGGGCATGACCTGTGTGCTGGTGACCCACGAGATGCGCTTCGCCGAAGAGATCAGCGACATCGTCTACTTCACTGAAAACGGCGTGATCGTCGAGCACGGCAGCGCCGAGCAAATCTTCCAGCGCCCCACCAGTGAACGCACCCAGGAATTCCTGCGCCATGCCTTGGGCGATCCGGGCCGCCGTCCGCCGATCGCCAACGATCCGTACCTGTTGACCAACCTGAGCCGCTACACCCTGTCTGTCTAA
- a CDS encoding amino acid ABC transporter permease, which translates to MAIDSFPVLSALLQWSPALVSGFGQNILISLVAIGLGSLLGLMVGALAMSPLRLLRLPARVWVQFFRNAPWLVLIYFTTYVFPFEIHIGSSYVSFPDWVKVTIGLALPASANVAEIFRGAIGSIPSTQWEAARSLAFTRGQIFRSIILPQCFKRMLPPWMNLYAVVTMGTALASLVGVHDVIDTAQIASNTVNMTGFTVVIYLSLLVLFFAYCYPISRLTQRLERRYAFY; encoded by the coding sequence ATGGCCATTGATTCATTCCCGGTGCTGTCGGCGTTGCTGCAATGGTCGCCGGCACTGGTCAGCGGTTTCGGCCAGAACATCCTGATCAGCCTGGTGGCGATCGGACTCGGCTCGCTGCTGGGCCTGATGGTGGGCGCGCTGGCCATGTCGCCCTTGCGCCTGCTGCGGTTGCCGGCGCGGGTCTGGGTGCAGTTTTTCCGCAACGCGCCGTGGCTGGTGCTGATCTATTTCACCACCTACGTGTTCCCGTTCGAGATCCATATCGGCAGCAGCTATGTGTCGTTCCCCGACTGGGTCAAGGTGACCATTGGCCTCGCGTTGCCGGCCAGCGCCAACGTGGCGGAGATCTTTCGCGGTGCCATCGGCTCGATCCCCAGTACCCAGTGGGAAGCCGCGCGTTCACTGGCGTTCACCCGTGGCCAGATCTTCCGCTCGATCATCCTGCCCCAGTGCTTCAAGCGCATGTTGCCGCCGTGGATGAACCTCTACGCGGTGGTCACCATGGGCACCGCCCTGGCTTCGCTGGTGGGCGTGCACGACGTGATCGACACCGCGCAGATCGCCAGCAACACCGTGAACATGACCGGCTTTACCGTGGTGATCTACCTCAGCTTGCTGGTGTTGTTCTTCGCCTATTGCTACCCGATTTCCCGTTTGACCCAACGCCTGGAGCGCCGTTATGCCTTCTATTGA
- a CDS encoding amino acid ABC transporter permease, which translates to MSHWLEMFVHWAAGIGLNYNFLLDAYQRGTLAQGALTTVLLCLFTIVGSLLAGISLAALLTSGNPWLAKPARVFIEVTRNTPTLVQLYCAFLVLNMLLTQAVGAANPLTPFAWVVIVISLHKGAFHAEALRAGIEAVPAVTLEAASSLAFSSRQLLWNVQLPLALRFALPSLINNLIDLVKMTAVASAIAVGDITYASIMIWTQSDNVLELMILILSFFGLLSFTVNCVGRWLEARLRMPGYGH; encoded by the coding sequence ATGAGTCATTGGCTGGAGATGTTTGTGCACTGGGCCGCCGGCATCGGCCTCAACTACAACTTCCTGCTGGATGCCTATCAGCGTGGCACCCTGGCGCAGGGCGCGTTGACCACCGTGTTGTTGTGCCTGTTCACCATCGTCGGCAGCCTGCTGGCCGGGATCAGCCTGGCGGCGCTGCTGACCTCGGGCAACCCATGGCTGGCCAAGCCGGCGCGGGTGTTTATCGAAGTCACCCGCAACACCCCGACCCTGGTGCAGCTGTACTGCGCGTTCCTGGTGTTGAACATGCTGCTGACCCAGGCGGTCGGCGCAGCCAACCCGCTGACGCCGTTTGCCTGGGTGGTGATCGTGATCTCCCTGCATAAAGGCGCGTTTCACGCCGAAGCCCTGCGCGCCGGCATCGAGGCGGTGCCCGCGGTGACGCTGGAAGCCGCCAGTTCCCTGGCCTTCAGCAGCCGCCAGCTGCTGTGGAACGTGCAGTTGCCGTTGGCCTTGCGCTTTGCGTTGCCGTCGCTGATCAACAACCTGATCGACCTGGTGAAAATGACCGCCGTGGCCTCGGCCATTGCCGTGGGCGATATCACTTACGCCTCGATCATGATCTGGACCCAGAGCGACAACGTGCTGGAACTGATGATTTTGATCCTGAGCTTTTTCGGCTTGCTGAGCTTTACCGTCAATTGTGTGGGGCGCTGGCTGGAAGCGCGCCTGAGGATGCCCGGCTATGGCCATTGA
- a CDS encoding aminotransferase class I/II-fold pyridoxal phosphate-dependent enzyme has product MTVRLSRRVQRVSLSANAAAKSRATELRDAGRDILDLTTGEPDFDTPEHIKQAAYAAIAAGATKYTPTPGVKALRVAVQRKLAEENHLDYSLPSIVIANGAKQIIFNAFAATLDDGDQVLVPTPYWPSFPDSVRFNGGEPVFIECGLEQGCKLLPAQLEQHINERTRWLILNGPGNPSGAVYSEAELQALAEVLRRHPQVLVLLDELYEHIRFDGRPAQSLLNVAPDLQDRCLLVGGVSKTYAMTGWRIGFGAGPQTLTNAMAVVQSQSTSGASSVGQAAALAAFTGGLGFLVEQVAAYQLRRDLLMMALGTVDGLEVLEPQGGFFVFVRCAGLLGRYRPDGQPLKDDGDVVAYLLEEGVAGVAGSAYGLSPWFRLSIATATDSVAEAGRRIAVACGKLRGVE; this is encoded by the coding sequence ATGACCGTTCGCCTGTCCAGGCGCGTGCAGCGGGTGTCGCTGTCGGCCAACGCGGCAGCCAAGTCCCGCGCCACGGAACTGCGTGACGCCGGCCGCGACATTCTTGACCTGACCACCGGCGAGCCGGATTTCGATACCCCGGAGCACATCAAGCAAGCTGCCTACGCCGCCATCGCCGCGGGCGCCACCAAATACACGCCGACACCCGGGGTAAAAGCCTTGCGCGTGGCGGTGCAGCGCAAGCTGGCCGAAGAAAACCACCTCGACTATTCGCTGCCCAGCATCGTGATCGCCAACGGCGCGAAACAGATCATCTTCAACGCCTTCGCCGCCACCCTCGACGACGGCGATCAAGTGCTGGTACCCACGCCGTATTGGCCGTCGTTCCCCGACAGCGTGCGCTTCAACGGTGGCGAACCGGTGTTTATCGAGTGCGGGCTGGAGCAGGGCTGCAAGTTGCTGCCGGCGCAACTCGAGCAGCACATCAACGAGCGCACCCGCTGGCTGATCCTGAACGGCCCGGGCAACCCAAGCGGTGCTGTCTACAGCGAAGCTGAACTGCAAGCGCTGGCCGAGGTGTTGCGTCGCCATCCCCAGGTGCTGGTGCTGCTGGATGAACTCTACGAACACATCCGCTTCGACGGTCGCCCGGCCCAGAGCCTGCTGAACGTCGCGCCGGATTTGCAGGACCGCTGCCTGTTGGTGGGCGGCGTGTCCAAGACCTACGCCATGACAGGCTGGCGCATCGGCTTCGGCGCCGGGCCGCAGACCCTGACCAACGCCATGGCGGTGGTGCAATCCCAATCCACCTCCGGTGCGTCTTCCGTCGGGCAGGCCGCCGCGTTGGCCGCCTTCACCGGCGGGCTGGGCTTCTTGGTCGAGCAGGTGGCGGCCTATCAACTGCGTCGGGACCTGCTGATGATGGCCCTCGGCACCGTCGACGGCCTGGAGGTGCTTGAGCCTCAAGGCGGGTTCTTCGTGTTTGTGCGCTGCGCCGGTCTGCTCGGCCGCTACCGCCCGGACGGTCAGCCGTTGAAGGATGACGGCGATGTCGTCGCGTACTTGTTGGAGGAGGGCGTCGCCGGTGTGGCGGGCAGTGCTTATGGCCTGTCGCCGTGGTTTCGCCTGTCCATCGCCACGGCGACTGACAGCGTGGCCGAGGCCGGCCGCCGTATCGCGGTCGCCTGCGGCAAGTTGCGGGGCGTCGAATGA
- a CDS encoding FAD-binding oxidoreductase — MSEPLFATLQQLLGTAHVQRSDEAAQYLTDKQGRYTGQVVAVVHPANTEEVAAVVRACVALEAPIVVQGGNTGLMAGATPDASGRAVLLLLDRMNRVRVIDTDNDTLTVEAGCILQNVQDVAREAGRLFPLSLGAEGSCTLGGNLGTNAGGTAVLRYGNTRELTLGLEVVTAEGEIWNGLRGLRKDNTGYDLRDLYVGSEGTLGIITAATLKLFPLPKAQATALLAFDELAQAVAFLSHARAGFGANLTAFELLSADCLALLREQFPEGPQPFLKASQPWFALLELSDNHGEAHAREAFETVLGEAFEQSLLADALIAESLAQSEALWLLRENMSEAQKRAGRNMKHDISVPISQIVAFVAHTDALLQAHFPGVRNFTFGHLGDGNLHYNVAHPLDSTVDEHMRNYAELSLLVHDSAHAHGGSISAEHGIGQRKVGMLGRYKSPVELDLMRRIKRALDPKNLLNPGKVLEVQP, encoded by the coding sequence ATGAGTGAACCGCTATTTGCCACCCTGCAACAACTGCTCGGCACCGCCCACGTGCAGCGCAGTGACGAGGCTGCCCAGTACCTCACCGACAAACAGGGCCGCTACACCGGTCAGGTAGTCGCGGTGGTGCACCCGGCCAATACCGAAGAAGTCGCCGCCGTGGTGCGTGCGTGTGTGGCCCTGGAGGCGCCCATTGTCGTCCAGGGCGGCAACACCGGCCTGATGGCAGGCGCCACACCGGACGCCAGTGGCCGCGCGGTATTGCTGTTGCTCGACCGCATGAACCGGGTCCGCGTGATCGACACCGATAACGACACCCTGACCGTCGAAGCCGGCTGCATCCTGCAAAACGTCCAGGATGTGGCCCGTGAAGCCGGCCGACTGTTTCCGCTGAGCTTGGGCGCCGAAGGCAGCTGCACCCTTGGGGGCAACCTCGGCACCAATGCCGGCGGTACTGCCGTGCTGCGTTATGGCAATACCCGCGAGCTGACCCTGGGCCTGGAAGTGGTGACCGCCGAAGGCGAAATCTGGAACGGCCTGCGCGGTTTGCGCAAGGACAACACCGGCTATGACCTGCGGGATTTGTACGTCGGCAGCGAAGGCACCCTCGGGATTATCACTGCCGCGACACTGAAGCTGTTCCCGTTGCCCAAGGCCCAGGCTACTGCGCTGCTGGCCTTTGATGAGCTGGCCCAGGCGGTTGCATTCCTGTCCCATGCCCGCGCCGGTTTCGGTGCGAATCTCACTGCGTTCGAACTGCTCAGCGCCGATTGCCTGGCGCTGCTGCGCGAACAGTTTCCCGAAGGCCCGCAACCGTTCCTGAAAGCCAGCCAGCCCTGGTTCGCCTTGTTGGAGCTGTCGGATAACCACGGCGAAGCCCACGCCCGTGAAGCCTTCGAAACCGTCCTCGGTGAAGCCTTCGAACAGTCATTACTGGCCGATGCACTGATCGCCGAAAGCCTGGCGCAAAGCGAAGCCCTGTGGCTGCTGCGCGAAAACATGAGCGAGGCGCAGAAGCGCGCCGGGCGCAATATGAAGCACGACATCTCGGTGCCCATCTCGCAAATCGTCGCCTTCGTCGCCCATACCGATGCGCTGTTGCAGGCGCATTTTCCCGGGGTGCGCAACTTCACCTTCGGGCACCTGGGGGACGGCAACCTGCATTACAACGTTGCCCATCCGCTGGACTCGACGGTGGATGAGCACATGCGCAACTACGCCGAACTGAGCCTGCTGGTGCACGACAGCGCCCACGCCCACGGCGGCTCTATCAGCGCCGAGCACGGGATTGGCCAGCGCAAGGTCGGCATGCTGGGCCGCTACAAAAGCCCGGTGGAGCTGGACCTGATGCGCCGCATCAAACGCGCCCTCGACCCGAAAAACCTGCTCAACCCGGGCAAAGTCCTGGAGGTGCAGCCATGA